The genomic interval CGTGCAAGACGTGCCCGCCTCGCTAGCGCACGCCGACTTCCTTGCCGGGGTGCGTCTCCGTCCGGGCGATCCGCCGACGCTCGAGGCGCGTTTGCCGGTCAACGCCGCCGTCTTCGGGGTGCGGGACGTCCCTTTCGCCAGCGCCGTCGGTCTGACGGCTTCGGGGGCGACACTGACCCCGGCGGGGCCGGTCGACCATGACCGCGCCTGGGCCGAGGTGGGCGGCGAGGCCCGCGTCGAGCCGGTCGAGGGTGGTAGCCGCCTCGACTACGCGCTCAGGCTCACGGTGTTCCTGGTCATGCCGAGCGCGGAGCGCTGGGGTACCCAGGCGCTCCTGAAGATGGTCGAGCTCACGGCGGCGAGCGTTCTGCGCAAGGTGGGCGAGCGCTTCCCGCGGGCCGTGGAGGCGGCGGCAGAAGAGGCGGCGCGCGCCGCGGCGGTTGCGCCTTCCTAGACCGCGATCACTGTCGCCGCGCGGCCTGCCGCCAAGCGCGCGTACCGGTGGGGAAGACCGTTACTTTCCGACGCAGAAGCGCGAGAAGATGCTCGCGAGCGTCTCGTCGCCGATGCCGTCGCGCCCCGTGATGCCGGCCAGCGCGCGCATCGCCTCCTGCAGGTCGAGCGCCGCCAGCTCGTACCAGCCGCCCCGCGCCTGGGCGCCCGCGCGTTCGACGGACTCCAAGGCCGCCGTGATGGCCGCCACGTGCCGTTCGTTCCCCAGCCAGACCTCCGCGCCAGCGGCGGAGCCCAGCAGCGCTGCGACCACGGCGGCCTCCAGCTCGCGCAGACCCTCGCCCGTCAGCGCCGACACCCGCACCGGCGTCTCGGTGCCCAGCGGCAGCCGCAGCTCGGCGTCCTCCCATGCACCGCCCAGGTCGGTCTTCGTGACGACCACGAGCGTGCGCCCCTTGCCGAGCTCCGCGCGGGCCGCCTCGTCGAGCTGCTCGCTCAAGCTCTCCGAGCCGTCGAGGAGCAGGAGCCTGAGGTCGGCCTGCTCGGCGATGCGCTTGGCGAGCGTCACGCCCGACGCCTCGATGTCGTCTTCCGCCTGCCGGATGCCGGCCGTGTCGATGGCCGTCACCGGCACGCCGCCAAGCGTCAGGGGCGCCTCGAGGTAGTCACGGGTCGTGCCCGGCGTGGCGCTCACCAGCGAGCGCTCGTAGCCGAGGAGGGCGTTGAGGAGGCTCGACTTCCCCACGTTCGGCCGCCCCACGAGCGCCAGCCTGGCGCCCACGCGGCTCAGCCTGCCGGCCTCGGCAGTGGCGAGCAGCCGCCGCAACTCGAGCGCCGCGCGCGCGACGGGCTCCGCGAGCGCCTGCTCCGGCACGCCATCGTCCGGGTAGTCGAACGCGGCCTGCACGGCGGCGTAAGCCTCGAGGATGTCCGACTGCACCGTGCCGAGGCGTTCGCCCAGGGCCCCGCTGAGGCCGAAGCCCGCGTTGCGCAAGGAGGCGTCGGTCTGCGCCTCGACCACGTCCATGACGCTCTCCGCCTGCAGCAGGTCGATGCGGCCGGCGAGGTAGGCGCGCAACGTGAACTCGCCGGGTCCGGCGAGCCGCGCGCCGCTACGCAAGCAGGCGTCGAGCGTGGCCCGCAGCGCCGCCGGCCCACCGTGCGTCTGAAGCTCGACGACGTCCTGGCCCGTGTAGGAGCGCGGCGCCCTGAAGGTCAGGAGCAGGGCCTCGTCGACGCGCCGGCCGCCGTCCACGACATGGCCGTACACGACCCGGCCGGGCTTCGTCGCGCTCGGCCGCGAGCCGTTGCCGGGAACGAAGACCGCGTCGGCCAAGGCGTAGGCACTCGGTCCGGAGACCCGCACCACGCCGACCGCCCCCATGCCGGGGGCCGTCGCGATGGCGGCGATGGTGTCGTCACTCGGTGGGAGGTTGGCCATCCCCCAATGCTCGCATCCCAGGGGCCGCGCCGGCGTAACGCCGCGCCGCGCGCCGCTCGCGACTGATAAAATCGCGCTCTAGTCGCGCGAACCGCCACGCGCCCCGGAGGCCAAGTGGACACCATCATCGCCCTGCAACGACTCGCGTCGCCTGCCCTCGACAGGGTGATGCTCCTCGTCACCGACATCTGCTCCCAAGAAGCGTTCACGGTCCTGCTGGTCCTCGCGTTCCTGGCGGTCGACGCGACTTTCGGGCGGCGCCTCGGCATCGTGTTCCTGACGGGCGCCTACCTCAACGACGTGATCAAGACCCTCGTCGACGCCCCGAGGCCGTTTCAGACGCGGCCGGACGTGCTGCGTCCCGGGGCGGCCGACACGGCGCCGGGCAGTTCGTTCCCTTCCGGTCACACGCAGTCGGCCGCCATCTTCTGGACGCTGGCGGCCTCGCAGTTCAAGCGGGCGTGGTTCTGGCTACTGGCCGCCCTGATCGTGGCCGCCGTCGCACTGTCGCGCGTCTACCTCGGCGTTCACTACCCCCGCGACATCCTCGGCGGCCTGGCCGTCGGCCTGCTCGTCGTTACCGTCGCCCAGTTCGCCCGGCGCCTGGCGTTCACGCCCGGCAAGGCCGCCGTCGTCGCGCTCGGGCTCCTCGTGCCGCTCGTCGTCCACCTGCTCTTCACCACGGAGGCCTCGCACGTCTTCCTCGCGGTCGCCTCGGCCTTCATCGTCGGCCCCGAGCTCGTGACGCACCGCGCCGGCGGGGGCGTTGTCACACGCCTCGCCATGGGCGTCGTGGGGGTGGTGCTCGTGGCGGCAGTGCTCGGCGCCACCTCGTCCCTCATGCCCGAGGAGCTGAGGCACGCGCCGTTGCCGGGCTACCTGCGTTACCTCGTCATCGGCCTCACCGGCACCGTCCTCGCGCCCCTCGTGTGCCGCTGGGCGCGGTTGAGCGGCGGACCGGTCGTCGCGACCGGCGGCGCCAGGCGCGCCTGACGTGCCGGCAGGACGCGCCGAGCCGCCCTCGCCGAGCGCGGCCGACCAGAGGCGCCTGCGCCTGACCCTCGAGTTCGACGGCACGGCCTTCCTCGGCTGGCAGCGTCAGGCGGGCGGCGAGCGCACCGTCCAGGCCACCGTGGAGGGCGCGTTCGCCGCCCTGCCGGGCGAGCACTCGAGCGTGCTGGCGGCGGGTCGCACGGACGCCGGCGTCCACGCCCTCGCCATGGTCGCCCACGTCGACACGACGTGGACCCAACCCAACGAGAAGCTGCGCCTCGCCCTCAACGCCCACCTGCCGCCCGACGTCAAGGTCGTTCGCGTGGCGGACGCAGCGCCCGACTTCCAGGCGCAGTTCCACTGCCTCTACCGCCGCTACCTCTACCGCATGCGCGTGATGCGCGACGACCCGCGCGGCATCGCCATCCAGCGCGAACGCGTGCTCGCCGTCCACCGGCACGTCGACTTGGGCGCCATGGCCGCGGCCACGCGCCACCTGCTCGGCACCCACGACTTCTCGACGTTCGCCACCCAGGAGACCAGGTCGACCGTGCGCACCGTGCACCTCTGCGAGCTGCGCCTCGAGCGCGGCGAGGTGCGCCTGCACATCGCCGCGGACGGCTTCCTGCGCAACATGGTCCGCACCATCGTCGGAACGCTCCTGTGGGTGGGGAAGGGGAAGCTGGCGCCGTCAGACATGCCCGCGCTGCTGGCCGCGCGCGACCGCCGGCGCGCGGGCCACAACGTCGGCCCGCAGGGCCTCTACTTCGCCGAGGCCGGCTACGCGCCGTGGGACCCGGTCGCCTCCGAGCGCGCGGTGCGCGACCTGGTCGTCTGAGACGGCTTACGTATACTCGGGGCATGAGCATCAGCATCAGGCCGCTCGTCGCAGGGGACCTAGAGCGACTGGCCGAGTTGGACGGCGCCTACTCCTCCAGGCACGGCCTCGAGCGGGCCGTCAACCTCGCCGCCTTGCGGTTCTTCGAGCGCAGCGGCCATTCGTTCGTCGCCGAGGTCGGCGACGCTGCCGTCGTGGACTCGGCGGCCACCGACTCTACGGCCGGTGCCGAGCTCGCGGGCTTCCTCCTGGCGCAGGCCGTCTGGACGGGGGAGCGCCCCACGGTTCACGCCCATCGCCTCGCCGCGCATGAGGATGCGACGGCGGAGGCGCGCGCCGCTCTTGCCGGGGCGCTGGTCAAGAGCGCCTACGACGCGGGGGTCTACGACCTCGTCTTCCGCACGCCGCGGACCGACGACGCCTTGCGGACGGCGCTGCTCGGCGAGGGGTACCTGGAGGACGACCACGTGACCTTGACGCTCGTGCTCGGGACCCGCGCGGCCGCGTGGGCGGAGGGCAGGCGTGGCTGACGCCACGGCCAGGGTCCTGATGGGCGTCCGGGGCATGGACACGCCGGAGGCGCGCGAGCGCGTCATGGCGACTCTGCGGTTCGTGCCGGGGGTGATGGAGGTCACGCCCGGCGATGCCGGTCGAGTCGCGGTGGAGTACGACGCGGGCGAGATCACGGCCATGGACCTGATCCGGGCGCTGAGGAAGATCGGCTTCCTGGCCGGCATGGAGTGATGGCCGTCGTTCGCGCCGGTCGCGATCAACGGGAAGCACGACGGCTCCCTTACAATGCGGAACGTAACGCGCGTGGCAGCCGGCGCCCTTGAGCGCCAGGAAGGTTGAGGCATGGACGACGAGACCGAACACGCCGCCGACGCCGCGACCGGGCGGCCGGCCGACGAGACCTCACCGGCCCCGGCCGAAGGCCCGCTAGAGGCGGGTCAACAGGCGGTGGGCGCGAGCAAGAAGAAGGCGTCCGCCAAGGGCGTCACGGGCATCCTCGGCACGTTCGCCAAGCCGAAGTCCGAGGCGCGCGGGAAGTCCAAGGCGGCCAAGTCCGCACCCCGAGCCGTGGACCAGGTCCGCGTGTCGGACGGCGCGCTCGCAAGCATCATCGGCCTGTCGGCTCACGAGGTGCCAGGGGTCGTCGGCATGGCGCCGGCGAGCTTCTCGGAGGGCATCAGACGCATCCTCGGCGCCAGTCAGGTCGACGAGGGCGTCGTCGTCGAGCACCCCAACGGCGGTGACCGCGCCGACGTCGAGCTGCACGTCGTCGTCGCCTACGGCGTGAACATCCCCGTCGTGGCCGACTCGGTCCGCGAGCGCGTGCGCTACGCCGCCGAGCACCTGGCCGGCATCCGCCTCGACCAGGTGCGCGTGAAGGTCGTCGGTGTCAGCCGTGGCTGAGCGCGCGCCGGTCACCGCATGGTCCGCCCAGGACGTCGCGCGCGCCTTCGTGTTCGCCACTGAGTGGCTCGGCGTGCACGTCGACGAGGTGAACGCCCTCAACGTCTACCCCGTGCCGGACGGCGACACGGGCACGAACATGCACCTCACGCTGCAGTCCGTGCGGCGGCAGCTCACCGAGCAGGACCACGAGCGCATGGAGCAGGTGGCGCGCGCCTTGTCTTACGGCTCGCTCCTCGGCGCCCGCGGCAACTCCGGCGTCATCCTCTCGCAGGTCCTCAAGGGCTTCGCCGACTCCATCAAGGTCCGTGACGACGTGGACGCGACCGCCCTCGTCGACGCGCTCCTGTCCGGCTCCGAGGCGGCCTACGCCGCAGTCATGAAGCCCGTCGAGGGGACGCTACTGACGGTCGTGCGCGAGTCCGCCGAGGCGGGGGAGAAGTCCCTCCTGGCCGCCCACGCGCGTCCCGGCGTGAACGGCGTGGCGCCGGAAGGCGTCCTGCGCGAGGTCCTCGCCGCGGGCAGACGCTCGCTCGAGCGGACCCCGGAGCTGCTTCCAATCCTCAAGCAGGCCGGCGTGGTCGACGCCGGCGGCCTCGGTTACGTTCACCTGCTCGACGGCCTGCTCGCCTACTTCGACGGCCGCGACCTGCCGCCTCCCCCCAAGATCGAGCGCCGCGCGCAGGAGCAGTTCGAGGAGGAGGCGTTCGGTTTCTGCACGGAGTTCCTCCTGGCCGACGTCACGGCCCCGACGAGCGCCATCCGCGAGCTCGTCGCGCCGTTCGGCGACTCGCTCCTCGTCGTGGGAGCGGAAGGGTTCGTCAAGGGCCACATCCATACCGAGGAGCCGGAGAAGCTGCTCGCCGCTGTCGCGCGCTACGGGCGCATGGTGCGTTCCAAGGTCGAGGACATGAGCGAGCAGCACTCCGAGATCCTCGCCGACGTGGACGCTGCGAAGGCCGAGGCGCCGGCCAGCGCCGCCGTCGCGGTAGCCAACGGTTACGGCATCACGAAGGCCTTCCGCAGTCTGGGAGTGCGGGTGGTGGGCGGCGGCCAGACGGACAACCCGTCCGTCGAGGACATCGCCGACGCCGTGCGCAGCGTGGGGGCCGAGAGCGTCATCGTCATGCCGAACAACAAGAACATCATCATGGCTGCCGAGCGCGTCGCCGAGCTGGTGCTAGAGAAGCACGTGCGCGTCCTGCCGACGCGCACGATCGGTCAGGGCCTCGCCGCCGCCGTGCTCTTCCAGGAGGCGGTCGACGCCGACACCCTCTACGAGGAGATGCGCTCGGCTGCGGACGGAGCGCTCACGCTCGAGGTGACCCGTGCGAGCCGCGACGCCGACATCGACGGCGTGAGCGTGCGCGTCGGGGACGCGATAGGGCTGGCCGACGGGGTGCTGCTCGTGGCGGAGAGCGACGCGGACGCCTGCTTGCTCGCGCTGCTGGAAGCCCGCGCCGCGGATTACGGCGTCGCTACCCTGTTCCACTCCACCGAGGCCGCCGAGCGCGTCGCGCGGCTCGTCGAGCGGATCGCGGCGGCGCACCCGGACCTGGAGCTCGAGGTGCATGCCGGCGGGCCCGACCTGTACGCCTACGTGATGGTGCTCGAGTGAGCGCGCGGCTGCGGGCGAGCGTTCACGGGCCGGCACGAAGATGGGTGCTTCATTAAGGGCCGCGAGGCCGCTGCCCACGTCGTTCACCGAGTCGCGCCTTAGAGTGCGCGCTAGGACTTTCGGAAGGAGGCCTCTTCATGAAGCGTTTCAAATCGACCGGCGTGGCGTTGGCCGCCGTCGCTTTCCTGCTCTCGGCCTGCAAGATCACCGTCACTCCCGGCCCGCCGCCGGCCGACTACACGGTCAGCGCGAACGCCAGCCCGGGGACTCCGGTGTGGAGCGGCAGGGTCGCGGCCGGCCAGTGGCTCAACTTCATGCTCACGGTGCCCGCCGGCGTGAGCGGCTCCAGTGACGTCGTCTACATCGAGCTCAACCAGGACCTCGACCTCGAACTGCGCAACCCGACCAACTACGACATCGTCGCCAGCAGCTCCAGCGCGCGCTACTACGCTCCCGAGCGCGGTGGCCTCGTCATCACGGCCGCCGACGACATCGGTGCCCAGGCCATCACGGACACGGTCAGCTGCCGCGGCAGCTGCGTGATCATCCCGGCCGGCGGCTCGTCGGCCTACTACGCCCGCGTAGTCAACACGGGCGCGAGCGCCTCCGACGTGAGCCTGTACTTCTTCGGCGAGGCCGAGATGGATGAGTCCGAGACCAACGACTCCATCGCCACCGCCACCCTGTTCGACGTGGACAGCGCCACGGGCGACCGCGGCGCGATCGAGCTCATGTACGACAAGGACTACTGGCGCGCCTCGGCCTCCGGCTCCATCGAGTTCATCACGTCCGCCGGCAACCCGGTCGACCTACGCCTCGAGGTCGTGAACGGCGCCGGCCAACGGCTCCTCGGGCCCATCGGCAACGGCGGCACGGTGAGCGTCATCACGGGCGACTACCTGCTCGTCTACTCGGCGTCCAACCGCGCCGGGGCCCCGGCCGCGAGCCAGTACACGCTTCTGGGCGGCCTCTGAGCCAGCCGGCCGGCCGGCGGGTCGTCGGCTAGAGCCGCCTCGAAGCCCGCACCGGGCCTCTCACCACCTCCACGCATGGGCCGGTACACTCGACCCATGCGTTCTCGTTTCCCGTGGGCGGTCCTGGCCCTGGCGACCCTCGTCTTGCCGCTGGCCACCGCGGCGTTCGCCCAGATCTGTCAGGCCGAGTTGGCCGCCGACTTCGACGGGGCCTCGCTGAGCCGGCCCCCCACGGGCCTCGACGCCGCCGTGGCGTTGCGCCGCGCCGTCGAGCTCGTCGAGCCTGCGCTGCCGCCCTTGCAGTACGACGAGCCGGTGCCGGTGGACCCCGGCTCCCCCGGCTACGGGAGCGTCAAGTACCTCGTCGAGCGCGAGCTGCTGCCCCGGAGTTGGGCGGAAGGCGAGCTGACGGGCGAGACCTGGGCGGCCATGCTTGGCGGCTTCCTCGCCTGGTACGAGGTGTCCCCCGGCCGGTACGACGCCCCCGCCGACGTCGCCGAGCTGCTCGCCGACATGGGCGAGGCGCTCGCCCGCGTGTCAAGGGCGATCAGGCCGGCCGCGCTGCTGGCTACGGACCAGTCCGACGGTCGCCGCACGTCGTTCTGGGCGATCATCTGGAACTGGACGGTCTACCCACGCCTGCTCGTGGTGCGCCCGGACCCGGATGCCGGCACGCGCCCCAACGACGCGCTCGCCGCGCTCTCCAACTGCGCCGTGCGCGTCTCAGCCTACATCTCGGCGCCGGAGGAGACGGCCAAGAGCTTGTTCATCACGCACAACAGCTCGCGCATGTACGTCGTCGCGAGCCAACCGGGCAAGAACGGCTTCTGGCCTTACGCCGTCGCCCCCGGTGAGGAGCTGTCCGCGTTCGCGTTCGACCTCCCCGACCTGAGCGGGGTGCGGGTGTACGCGGCGGTCTTCGACGGCCCGGAGGTAGGCTTCGGGACGCTCCTCGGCCTGCTGTGGCGGGTGCGCACCAACGTAGCCCCGACCGCGTTGATGGGCTACCTGAGCACGCCGAGCCGTTAGCTCCTGGCCGCCAGCGCCTCTTCCAGGTCTCCGCGCATGCTCGCGGCGGCGGAGCGTGCCGCGGCGCCGACCTCCCTCAGGGTCGCGGCCGAGGCCGCTCCGGCGGGGTACGTGATGCTCCTGGCCGCGTTGACGACGGCGCCCCAGCCGTTGGCGTCGAAAGCGTGGGTGGCATCGGCGGCGCTCCCGCCCTGGGCCCCGTAACCGGGAACGAGGAACAGGCTCGCTGGCAGCTTGCCGCGCAGCTCCGAGCTCGCGGCCGGCTGGGTGGCTCCGACGACGGCGCCGAGCGAGGTGTAACCCCACGCATCGCGCGGCAGGGCCGCGGCGCGCTCGTTCAGCGCGTTCGCCAACCGGAGGTAGAGCGGCTCGCCCGCGGCGGAGGGCGCTTCCTGGAGGTCGGCGCTGCCGGGGTTGGACGTGCGCACGAGCACGAAGAGGCCGCGCCCATGCTTCTGCGCGGCCGCGATGAACGGCTCGAGCGTGTCTAGGCCCAGGTACGGGTTGACGGTCAGGGCGTCCGCCGCCAGGTCGCCTTCGGTCAGGTAGGCGTTCGCGTAGGCCTCGGCGGTCGAGCCGATGTCGCCGCGCTTGGCGTCAAGGATCACGGGGAGGTCGAGGCTGCGCGCGTGGTGCATGACGGTGGCGAGCGCCTCGAGCCCGGGCAGCCCGAGCGCCTCGAAGAACGCCGACTGCGGCTTGCAGCACGCCACGAGGTCATGCGCCGCGTCGAGCACGGCTACGAGGTAGTCGGCGACGGCCTTCGCCGTCTCGCGGGCGCCGGCCTTGCCCGCTGTCAGCGGATGGGCGTCCGGGCGCGGGTCCAAGCCGAGGCAGACGACGGAGCGCGCCGCCGCGGCCCGGGCGTGGAGGTGCTCGCTGAACGTGTCGACGCGCCGGGGCGCCGCCAGGGTGGCGGAGGAGGCGTTCAGGCGTGCGCCTCCTGATCGCGCCCGTGGCAGTGCTTGTACTTCTTGCCGCTACCGCAGGGGCAGGGGTCGTTGCGGCCGACCTTGTCCTCCACGCGGATGGGCGACGTGGGCCCGGAGCCGCGCGCCGGCCCCGCCGCGCGTTGCGGGCCGCCCGCGGCCGCAGCGGTCATGCCGCCCGACTCGGCCTGGCTGTACTGGACCGGTGCCTGCCGCTGCTGGCGCCGCTCCAGGCGCTGATCGACGTTCACCTGGACGCGGAAGAGGAGCTTGGCGACGTTGAGGCGGATGTTGGCGTTCATCTCCTCGAAGAGGTTGTAACCCTCGAACGCGTACTCCTGGAGGGGGTTGCGCTGCCCGTAGCCGCGCAGACCGATGCCCTGGCGCAGCACGTCCATGTTGTGGAGGTGCTCCTTCCAGTGCTGGTCGACGACCTGGAGGACGATGAAGCGCTCGAGCTCGCGCAGCAGCGGCGCGCCGAGCTCGGCCTCGCGCGCCTGGTACGCCGTCTCCATCTGCTCGACGAGCTCGTCCGTGACCTCGTCGGGCTGCTTGCCCCGGTACTTCTCGAAGTCCATGCCCTCGAAGACGGGCACGGCATCGGCGACCGACGTGCGGAGCGCCGTCACGTCCTGCTCCTCGTGCTCGAGCTGCGGGTTCAGGTAGCGCTGGACCTGGGCGTCGACGTAGTTGGCGATCATCTCCTGCACGTCGTCGGACATGTCGTTGCCGAGTAGGACCTCGCGGCGCTGGGCGTAGATGACCTCGCGCTGCTTGCTCATGACGTTGTCGTACTCGAGGAGCTGCTTGCGGATGCCGAAGTTGCGGTCCTCGACACGCTTCTGGGCGCGCTCGATGGCGCCGGTCACCATGCGGGCCTCGATGGGCTGCGAGTCGTCCATGCCGAGGCGGTCCATCATGCCGAGCACGCGCTCGTTGGCGAAGAGGCGCATGAGGTCGTCCTCGAACGACACGTAGAAGCGGCTCGAGCCCGGGTCGCCCTGGCGGCCGGCGCGGCCGCGGAGCTGGTTGTCGATGCGGCGCGACTCGTGGCGCTCGGTGCCGATGATGTGCAGCCCGCCAAGGCCGACGACCCTCACGTGGTCGGCGTCGGCCTCGTCGCGCAGGCTCTCGAGGCGGGGGAGGATGTCGGGGCTCAGGCCGTCGAGCTTCGCCAGGGCGGCGCGGGCCTCGTCGGGCTTGCGCATCATGATGGCCTTGATGAAGAGCTCCGTGTCGGAGTCGTAGCGGTCGAAGCCCTCGCGCTCGAGCAGCTGACGAGCGAGCCACTCGGCGTTGCCGCCCAGCACGATGTCGGTGCCGCGGCCGGCCATGTTCGTGCTGATGGTGACGGCGCCCGACCTGCCGGCCTGGGCCACGATCTCGGCCTCGCGGCCGTGGTACTTGGCGTTGAGGACCTCGTGCTGGATGCCGCGGCGCTTGAGGAGCTTGGAGAGCCGCTCGGAGGCGTCGATCGTCACGGTGCCGACGAGGATGGGCTGGCCCGTGGCGTGCACGGCCGCGATCTCCTCGACGACGTTCGCGAACTTGCCCTCCTCCGTGCGGAAGACGATGTCCTCCTCGTCCTTGCGGATCACGGGCTTGTTCGTCGGGATGACCAGGACGTCCGTCGAGTAGATCTCCTGGAACTCCTTCTCTTCCGTCTTGGCGGTGCCCGTCATGCCGGCGATCTTGCCGTAGAGCTTGAAGAAGTTCTGGTAAGTGATGGTGGCGAGCGTCTGGTTCTCGCGCTCGATCTTCACGCCTTCCTTGGCCTCGATGGCCTGGTGCAGGCCCTCGCCGAAGCGCCGCCCCGGCATGAGGCGGCCGGTGAACTCGTCGACGATCACGATCTGGCCGTTGTCGTCCTTCACGTACTCCTGGTCGAGCTGGTAATGCTCGGCCGCGCGCAGCGCCTGGCGCAGCATGTGGCCGATCTCCATGTTCTCCGGGCTGAAGATGTTGTCGATGCCGATGAGCTTCTCGGCCTTCGTGATGCCGGCCTCCGTGAGGTGGATGTCCTTCGACTTGGCGTCGGCGGAGTAGTCGCCGGTCGCGGGCTTGTCGCCCTCGGCGGGCTCGCCCTTCTCGAGCTGCGTGGCGATCTTGGCCATCGTGTAGTACTTGTCGGTGGCGAGCTCGGCGGGCCCGGAGATGATGAGGGGCGTGCGCGCCTCGTCGATGAGGATGGAGTCGACCTCGTCGATGATGGCGTAGTTGAGGGGCGTGTCCTCGCGCAGCACGAGCTGGTCGGGGCGGAACGCCATGTTGTCGCGCAGGTAGTCGAAGCCCAACTCGGAGTTGGTGATGTAGGTGACGTCGTTGCGGTAGGCCTCGCGCCGCTTGGCGCCGTCCGTGTCGTGCTGGATGACGCCGACCTTGAGGCCGAGGCCGCGGTAGACCGGACCCATCCACTCGGCGCCGGTCCTGGCCAGGTAGTCGTTGGTGGTGACGAGGTGAGTGCCCTTGCCCGAGAGCGCGTTGAGCGCCAAGGCGAGGGTGGCGACGAGCGTCTTGCCCTCGCCCGTCTTCATCTCCGCGATGCGCCCGGCATGCAGGGCGGCGCCGCCGATGAACTGGACGTCGTAATGCCTGAGGCCGAGGTAGCGCTTCGCCGACTCCCGCGTGAGGGCGAAGGCTTCCGGCAGGAGCGCGTCGAGGCTCTCGCCGCCCTCCAGGTGCCGGCGGCGCAGGGCGGCGTAGGCCTCGGCCAGGTTCTCGATGGCCTCCGTCTTGGCCTCCAGCGCGCTGGCCGCGTTGACGGCCTCCGCCTGGAAGCGCCTGACCTCGCGGTCGTTGTTGTCGAACAGTTTCTGAACGAATCCGAGCATCTCGTCAAGGACCTTTCCGCGCAGGCGCCTGGACGCTCACCTTGGGGGAGCCCAGGGGTGCTTACCGCCTGGCGCGCTTCGAAGCCAACGGCTGCTGGCCGGCGCGCCCGCTGCGGAGTCAACAGGGCACTCTAGCACGCGACCCGGCGCGTCCCTTGCAGCATGTGGAACGTCAACGAGCGGCTTCGAGCCGGTCGGTGCCGAGGGGCCGCGGCCGACCGTCGGGGCGCGCCCAGGTGTCGCGGCGCCTCGGGCGCAACGGCGCCCAGCCGCAACGGTGCCCCAGCCGCAACGGTGCCTCGGGCGCAACGGCGCCCCCGGGGGCGCCGCGTCTACGGCCTCAAGCCGGCACTCTGACGAGCGTCAGCGTGTTGGTGCCGTACTGCTTCCGCCGCACGTCCGCGCCCGCGAGGGGGGCGGGGAGCGTTGGCGAGGCCATCTCGCTCGGGTGTTGGAACACGTACAGGCCGCTCGGGCCGACGGCGCCGGAGGCCAGGAGCGCCGCGAAGATCGTCAGCAGGTCGTCAGGGTACGGGGGGGCGGCGACGAGGACGTCGAACTCGCCCGGGTGGGCCTGCGCGTACGCCACCGCGTCGCCGACGAGCACCTCGACTCCCAGCCCGAGATCCCGGGCGTTGTCGCGGATGACGGCCGCCGCCGAGCGTGACAGGTCGACACAGACGGCGTCCCACCCTCGGCTCGCCGCCTCGAGGCCCATGGCGCCGCTGCCCGCGTAGAGGTCCAGGAACCGTCCGCGGGGCTCGAAGGCGATGATGTCGAAGAGCGCCTCGCGCAGGCGCGACGGGCTGGGCCGCGTCCCGCGCGGCGGCACCTTCAGCACCCTGCCTTTCGCGCTGCCTGCCAGTATGCGCGGGCTAGCCATGCCCACGAGCATAACCGCGCCGGCGGGCCGGCCGCGCCCGTGACCTTGAGCCGCCTCACGGCCTGGCCGGACCCTCGGGCCACGGACCCGTTCGTTGGTCGCCTCACCGGCGACAGGCCCGTCTGTGACGCTGGCGGCGAGGCACGCTAGACTGGGTCCTCGTGATTCGCAACCTCGAGCCCGACGAACTCGTGTGGTTCATGGGCCGCGCCCTCGCTTTCGTGGGGCACGCCGATCCGCACGGGCTCGCCGTGCGCCTCAACGCGCGCCTGAAGGACCCGGTGGCCGACGCCGCGCGCTGCTACGTCAAC from Trueperaceae bacterium carries:
- a CDS encoding DAK2 domain-containing protein — encoded protein: MSAVAERAPVTAWSAQDVARAFVFATEWLGVHVDEVNALNVYPVPDGDTGTNMHLTLQSVRRQLTEQDHERMEQVARALSYGSLLGARGNSGVILSQVLKGFADSIKVRDDVDATALVDALLSGSEAAYAAVMKPVEGTLLTVVRESAEAGEKSLLAAHARPGVNGVAPEGVLREVLAAGRRSLERTPELLPILKQAGVVDAGGLGYVHLLDGLLAYFDGRDLPPPPKIERRAQEQFEEEAFGFCTEFLLADVTAPTSAIRELVAPFGDSLLVVGAEGFVKGHIHTEEPEKLLAAVARYGRMVRSKVEDMSEQHSEILADVDAAKAEAPASAAVAVANGYGITKAFRSLGVRVVGGGQTDNPSVEDIADAVRSVGAESVIVMPNNKNIIMAAERVAELVLEKHVRVLPTRTIGQGLAAAVLFQEAVDADTLYEEMRSAADGALTLEVTRASRDADIDGVSVRVGDAIGLADGVLLVAESDADACLLALLEARAADYGVATLFHSTEAAERVARLVERIAAAHPDLELEVHAGGPDLYAYVMVLE
- the secA gene encoding preprotein translocase subunit SecA; translation: MLGFVQKLFDNNDREVRRFQAEAVNAASALEAKTEAIENLAEAYAALRRRHLEGGESLDALLPEAFALTRESAKRYLGLRHYDVQFIGGAALHAGRIAEMKTGEGKTLVATLALALNALSGKGTHLVTTNDYLARTGAEWMGPVYRGLGLKVGVIQHDTDGAKRREAYRNDVTYITNSELGFDYLRDNMAFRPDQLVLREDTPLNYAIIDEVDSILIDEARTPLIISGPAELATDKYYTMAKIATQLEKGEPAEGDKPATGDYSADAKSKDIHLTEAGITKAEKLIGIDNIFSPENMEIGHMLRQALRAAEHYQLDQEYVKDDNGQIVIVDEFTGRLMPGRRFGEGLHQAIEAKEGVKIERENQTLATITYQNFFKLYGKIAGMTGTAKTEEKEFQEIYSTDVLVIPTNKPVIRKDEEDIVFRTEEGKFANVVEEIAAVHATGQPILVGTVTIDASERLSKLLKRRGIQHEVLNAKYHGREAEIVAQAGRSGAVTISTNMAGRGTDIVLGGNAEWLARQLLEREGFDRYDSDTELFIKAIMMRKPDEARAALAKLDGLSPDILPRLESLRDEADADHVRVVGLGGLHIIGTERHESRRIDNQLRGRAGRQGDPGSSRFYVSFEDDLMRLFANERVLGMMDRLGMDDSQPIEARMVTGAIERAQKRVEDRNFGIRKQLLEYDNVMSKQREVIYAQRREVLLGNDMSDDVQEMIANYVDAQVQRYLNPQLEHEEQDVTALRTSVADAVPVFEGMDFEKYRGKQPDEVTDELVEQMETAYQAREAELGAPLLRELERFIVLQVVDQHWKEHLHNMDVLRQGIGLRGYGQRNPLQEYAFEGYNLFEEMNANIRLNVAKLLFRVQVNVDQRLERRQQRQAPVQYSQAESGGMTAAAAGGPQRAAGPARGSGPTSPIRVEDKVGRNDPCPCGSGKKYKHCHGRDQEAHA
- a CDS encoding RsmD family RNA methyltransferase, whose protein sequence is MASPRILAGSAKGRVLKVPPRGTRPSPSRLREALFDIIAFEPRGRFLDLYAGSGAMGLEAASRGWDAVCVDLSRSAAAVIRDNARDLGLGVEVLVGDAVAYAQAHPGEFDVLVAAPPYPDDLLTIFAALLASGAVGPSGLYVFQHPSEMASPTLPAPLAGADVRRKQYGTNTLTLVRVPA
- the pyrF gene encoding orotidine-5'-phosphate decarboxylase; amino-acid sequence: MDPRPDAHPLTAGKAGARETAKAVADYLVAVLDAAHDLVACCKPQSAFFEALGLPGLEALATVMHHARSLDLPVILDAKRGDIGSTAEAYANAYLTEGDLAADALTVNPYLGLDTLEPFIAAAQKHGRGLFVLVRTSNPGSADLQEAPSAAGEPLYLRLANALNERAAALPRDAWGYTSLGAVVGATQPAASSELRGKLPASLFLVPGYGAQGGSAADATHAFDANGWGAVVNAARSITYPAGAASAATLREVGAAARSAAASMRGDLEEALAARS